In Erythrobacter sp. KY5, the DNA window GGGTTGTTGGGCACCTCGAAGAAGATGCGGCTGCGATGCGTGACGCTGGGCGTTGCGAAGAAACGCATGCCGTTGCCAAACTCGTAATTTACGCTGAACCCGCCCGATGCCTGAAATTCGGGCTGGAGGCGGAAGCGCGCGCCGCTGAAGGCGGGCGAGAACGCGCCGTCTTCGTCGATGCCGCCGTCGATATAGCCGAAATTGCCGAAGGCCTGGAACCAGTCGGTGAGATCGACGGCAAGCTCGGCCTCGACACCGAGGTTGCTCGCGCTGCCCGCGCTGGCGGTTTCGAAGGCGCCGGTCGGGTTGCCGTCGGCATCGACCTGCGCGATCGAAACCTGGAAGTCGTCATAGATCTGGTAATAGACGCCCAGCGAGCCTGAGACCGCACCGGTCGCGAATTTGAGCCCGCCTTCGTAGTTCCAGACGGTCTCTTCTGCGATGATGTTCGGGTTCGGAATCACATTGCCGACCGCGTCGCGTGCGGCGTTGAGCTGCACGACCGGCGAGCGGCGACCTTGCGAGATGGTGGCGAACACGTTCACGTCATCGGTGATGCGATAGAGCGCGTTGAAGCGCGGCAGCACCGCCTGAAAGCTCTCGTCGGCGATGAAGGTCTGGCCGTTCGTGTCGATCTGGCCCGGAATGAGCGGCGCGCCGGAAAGCACTGAATTCGGGATGTCGGCAAAAAAGCCCGAGCGGCGATATTCGTCGATGAAGCGCGCACCAGCGGTGAGTTCAAGCGCGTCGTTCACGAACCAGGTGATGTCGGCAAAGACCGAGTAAGCCTCGTTGCGGCCCTGGTTTTCAAACACCGATGAGTACGGAATGGCGTTCACCGCGCCCATCGTCGCAAGGCCCGTCACCGCGCTCGCCGGGACGCTGCCATCCGGGCCGACGCAAGGGATGCCCGGAATGAGCGGCGCGCCGAACAGCGAGGTCAGGCATTGCAGGTAAGTGCCCTCTTCGGTTGCAAAGGGGACGTTCTGGACGCCTTCCTCGATGAACAGGTTCCAGCCCGCGCTCGCACGCAGTTGCTGGCCCGAATAGGTGAAGCGGCCTTCGTGACTGATCTGCCAGCCATCGGCGATTTCGGTGAATTCGAGGAAAGGAGCAGCCGACCCGTCCGCGTCGAAAACCTCGCGGCTGTCGAATTCGCGGTACCCGTTGACGGTGGTGAAGGTCCAGTCGTCGCCGAACGCATATTCAGCGGTGAGGTTGAGGTCGTAGACCTCGCGGTTGAGGCCGAGCTGGTCATCGCCCAGTGCCGCCGCGCCAGCCGGATTGCCGCCGAGGTTCGCATCCTCGAACGCGTTGTCCGCACCGCCCGGTGCCCCGGCAAATGCGGGGAAAGTGCCCGAGAGGAACGGCGTGCCGCCATTCCTCTGCTGATCGTAAGTGCCGATCAGATCGACGGTGAGGTCTGGTGTCGGGGTGTAGCGAAGCGAAGCGCGCACGCCGAGCTGGTCCTGCGCGTAGAGCTCTTCTTCCTGATTGGGATTGAGATTCTCCACAAATCCGTCACGGGTGCGCCATTCGAAAGCGACGCGCCCTGCGAGCACGTCCGAGCCTGCATTGATGAAACCGCCGAGCAGCGTCTGGTCGAAATTGCCGTATCCGCCGGTGATCTCACCCGAGAACCCCTCGCGCGGGCGGGCCGACACAAGGCTGATCGCGCCCACGGCCGATGCGGTGCCGAACAAGGTTGCCTGCGGGCCCTTGATCACCTCGACACGCTCAAGATCGTAGATTGCCTGATACGAACCGCGCGAACGCGAGATGTCGACGCCGTTGTAATAAAGCGTGACGCGCGGGCCCTGCTGCGAGGAGCCACTGTCCGAGGTGATGCCGCGAATGACGACGCCGGGATTGTTGGCGCTTTGCTCCTGAATCAGCAGACCGGGGACGTAGTTCGAAAGCTCGTCAAGGTCGGTGATGCCAAGCTCCTCGATCCGCTCACCACTGGTGGCCGAGATCGTGATCGGCACGTCGAGCGCGCGCTGTTCGACCTTTTGCGCGGTGACGATGATGGTGTTGCCGGACTGGCCGCTTTCCTCGCTCTCGCTGTCGGGGCCGGACTGGGCGA includes these proteins:
- a CDS encoding TonB-dependent receptor; translation: MNTSLLRGALLASIALPLTPALAQSGPDSESEESGQSGNTIIVTAQKVEQRALDVPITISATSGERIEELGITDLDELSNYVPGLLIQEQSANNPGVVIRGITSDSGSSQQGPRVTLYYNGVDISRSRGSYQAIYDLERVEVIKGPQATLFGTASAVGAISLVSARPREGFSGEITGGYGNFDQTLLGGFINAGSDVLAGRVAFEWRTRDGFVENLNPNQEEELYAQDQLGVRASLRYTPTPDLTVDLIGTYDQQRNGGTPFLSGTFPAFAGAPGGADNAFEDANLGGNPAGAAALGDDQLGLNREVYDLNLTAEYAFGDDWTFTTVNGYREFDSREVFDADGSAAPFLEFTEIADGWQISHEGRFTYSGQQLRASAGWNLFIEEGVQNVPFATEEGTYLQCLTSLFGAPLIPGIPCVGPDGSVPASAVTGLATMGAVNAIPYSSVFENQGRNEAYSVFADITWFVNDALELTAGARFIDEYRRSGFFADIPNSVLSGAPLIPGQIDTNGQTFIADESFQAVLPRFNALYRITDDVNVFATISQGRRSPVVQLNAARDAVGNVIPNPNIIAEETVWNYEGGLKFATGAVSGSLGVYYQIYDDFQVSIAQVDADGNPTGAFETASAGSASNLGVEAELAVDLTDWFQAFGNFGYIDGGIDEDGAFSPAFSGARFRLQPEFQASGGFSVNYEFGNGMRFFATPSVTHRSRIFFEVPNNPLISQDSVTLVNARAGLSFADERYEIAGFIRNAFDEDYLLDAGNTGGAFGVPTFIPAEPRFYGIQLTARFGD